The Oryza glaberrima chromosome 5, OglaRS2, whole genome shotgun sequence DNA segment CCGTCACCAAAGTCGACCGAGAAGTCCGGGAGAGACTTGAGATCCGGAGGTGACGCCAATGGCGGCGCAAACACTAACAGTAACTCCATTCCCAGAGGTGATAAGGAGAAGGGAGTCAATGTGCAGGTCATTCTCAGATGCAGGTGAAGAGAGCTCAGCAGTTGCAGTTCAGAAATTATGTTtggttcttctttttttttaatggttcTCACAATGTGAATTTTGCTGCATTCAGGCCCATGAGTGATGAAGAGACAAAGTCGAATACTCCGGTAGTGATCTCGTGCAATGAGCGCCGCCGTGAGGTCGCCGCGACACAAATTATTGCCAATAAGCAGATTGATCGGACCTTTGCATTTGACAAGGTATCAGATCATATTTGGCAGTCACTTCATTAGGCCTATTTTTTCAGTGGTGACTTGCTGTGGTCACTTGCCTTGTACTTTGCATTTACTTATTATTGTGTTGGCTCCACGAATGTTAGTTTTGGCAAAAAATTTAGTGAAGTGGTCATTCTGTGCAGGTGTTTGGCCCAGCATCGAAGCAGAAGGATTTGTTTGAGCAATCTATCTCACCAATAGTAAATGAGGTCCTTGAGGGCTATAATTGCACAATTTTTGCTTATGGGCAAACTGGTACTGGGAAAACCTACACAATGGAGGGAGGTGGAACTAGAAAGaccaaggtaaaaaaaaagtgcttgAGATCATTTAAAATCGCATTTTTGGTTTTTCTGCATGTTCTTTACAATTGACTTGTGCTTGTAACATCCAGAATGGTGAACTCCCAACTGATGCTGGAGTTATCCCAAGGGCTGTTAGGCAAATCTTTGACATTCTTGAAGCCCAGTGCGCTGAGTACAGCATGAAAGTCACCTTCCTTGAGCTCTACAACGAAGAAATCACTGATTTGTTGGCCCCTGAAGAACCAAAGTTCCCTATTGTTCCTGAAGACAAGACAAAGAAGCCTATTGCCCTCATGGAAGATGGCAAAGGAGGCGTTTTTGTGAGAGGGCTTGAAGAAGAAGTCGTGTACTCCGCTGGTGAAATCTACAAAATTCTTGACAAGGGTTCTGCAAAGAGGCGCACTGCAGAGACACTGCTGAACAAGCAAAGTAGTAGGTCACACTCCATTTTCTCTATCACAATTCACATCAAGGAACTGACTCATGAGGGTGAGGAGATGATCAAAATTGGGAAGCTTAATCTAGTCGATCTAGCTGGTTCAGAAAATATCTCACGGTCAGGTGCTAGAGATGTGAGTAAACTTAAAATTTTCTATTCAttgattaaaatataatatatctatCTGATTTTTCAACTGCCCAATACTACTTTTGATATTGAATTATCATTGCAGGGCAGAGCGAGAGAGGCTGGGGAGATCAACAAGAGCTTGCTGACACTTGGTCGAGTCATCAATGCTCTTGTTGAACACTCTGGACATGTCCCATACAGGTAATTCTAAGGACAGTGTCCTGGCAGATTTGATTCTAGAAACATTTTGGCATTTTGCCAAGGGTGTTTATATGTTGCTCCATTTAATTGTTCCAGAGATAGCAAACTGACAAGATTGCTAAGAGACTCATTGGGAGGGAAAACAAAGACTTGCATTATTGCCACAATATCACCTTCAGTATATTGTTTGGAAGAGACACTGAGCACACTGGACTATGCACACCGTGCTAAAAATATCAAGAACAAGCCTGAGGTTATTGCCTAAGCAAGTTATATTTATATCTGACTATTTAGTACAGTAAATTTGTGGTAGCCTAACTTGCTCTTCTTACTGCCAATATTCAGGTGAACCAAAGGATGATGAAATCTGCTGTGATCAAGGACCTGTACTCTGAAATTGACCGTCTTAAGCAAGGTTTGTCTTCATGATTATTGTTATTCTTTTGTAGAGCATTGAAGCGGTAGGAATCATACAGTGTGTATTCACCCCGTCTCCTTTATGTCTTCAGAGGTGTTTGCTGCAAGAGAGAAGAATGGTATATACATTCCAAGAGAACGCTACCTCCAAGAGGAAGCCGAGAAAAAGGTTTCTCTTTTTCCCACCAAATCCACATTAGGATTATTTCTATAAGCTGAGGAAAAGCTTTGTTTTCTAAATCTGCATCTCATCTTTCTGAACCTATTGTCTTTACTTAGGCCATGACAGAGAAAATTGAGCGTCTGGGAGCTGATTTAGAGGCTAGGGATAAGGTATGTTTGTCTATAAGCATGCATAACACCAGAAGAAAAATATTAGCTTGTTAACAACTGAATGTATTTTTGTACCAATGAGCAGCAATTGGTTGAACTAAAAGAGCTTTATGATGCTGAACAACTTTTGAGTGCAGAGTTGAGTGAAAAACTCGGGAAGACGCAGGTACCTCTCCAGTTTCCCAACGATCAGTATATGTGCAGTTTATAGTACATATAATCATTATTCTGTCTCTTGAATGCAGAAAGATCTGGAGGACACCAAGAATGTTCTGCatgatttagaagaaaaatacaaTGAAGCAAAGTCAACCATTAAGGAAAAGGAATATGTCATCTTTAATTTATTAAAGTCAGGTTAGTCAAAATAACCTATTCTGGCAACACCTGTCTTAGCATGTCTTGGTCATTACTTATTATTAAGAATACCGGCAAATGAAATTATCAAATGATGTGAGGAATTTACTTATTGTTGATTTTGCCACAGAAAAATCACTGGTAGACTGTGCATATAACCTCCGTGCGGAATTGGAAAATGCAGCAGCAGATGTTTCAGGGCTATTTTCCAAAATAGGTTAGGGATCTCAACTTGATTACCTTTATTCTTGATTACTGTTATGGACTTAATCTCACTTCAGTTGTCCTTGTTCTCGATTACTGACAGAGCGTAAAGACAAGATAGAAGATGGGAACAGGTCACTCGTGCAGAGATTTAGATCTCAACTGACCAATCAGCTGGATACCTTGCATAAAACTGTGTCCACCTCAGTCATGCAGCAGGAGAATCACCTCAAAGAAATGGAAGATGATATGCAATCCTTTGTATCTTCAAAAGATGAGGTTATTCAATCTCCCATCATCTTTTTCACTTCCCAGTTTCTTTTGTATGAATGATCTTCCAGGGGTGTATACTGATAGTGTCAGCTACCAATTTTTAGGCTGCTCAAGGGCTAAGGGAGAGCATACAAAAGTTGAAACTTCTCCATGGTTCAGGCATTACAGCTTTGGATAGTTTAGCAGGTGAAATTGACATGAACTCTCAGACAACATTTGAGAGATTGAACTCGCAAGTGCAATCACACACGTCATCTCTTGAGCAAGTAAGCTTACTTCTTTTGGCCTGCTTGTAACAGCAG contains these protein-coding regions:
- the LOC127774393 gene encoding kinesin-like protein KIN-5A, whose product is MDRRIGLTSPSPKSTEKSGRDLRSGGDANGGANTNSNSIPRGDKEKGVNVQVILRCRPMSDEETKSNTPVVISCNERRREVAATQIIANKQIDRTFAFDKVFGPASKQKDLFEQSISPIVNEVLEGYNCTIFAYGQTGTGKTYTMEGGGTRKTKNGELPTDAGVIPRAVRQIFDILEAQCAEYSMKVTFLELYNEEITDLLAPEEPKFPIVPEDKTKKPIALMEDGKGGVFVRGLEEEVVYSAGEIYKILDKGSAKRRTAETLLNKQSSRSHSIFSITIHIKELTHEGEEMIKIGKLNLVDLAGSENISRSGARDGRAREAGEINKSLLTLGRVINALVEHSGHVPYRDSKLTRLLRDSLGGKTKTCIIATISPSVYCLEETLSTLDYAHRAKNIKNKPEVNQRMMKSAVIKDLYSEIDRLKQEVFAAREKNGIYIPRERYLQEEAEKKAMTEKIERLGADLEARDKQLVELKELYDAEQLLSAELSEKLGKTQKDLEDTKNVLHDLEEKYNEAKSTIKEKEYVIFNLLKSEKSLVDCAYNLRAELENAAADVSGLFSKIERKDKIEDGNRSLVQRFRSQLTNQLDTLHKTVSTSVMQQENHLKEMEDDMQSFVSSKDEAAQGLRESIQKLKLLHGSGITALDSLAGEIDMNSQTTFERLNSQVQSHTSSLEQCFGGIASEADNLLNELQCSLSKQEERLTQFAKKQREGHLRAVEASRSISKITAGFFSSLDVHASKLTSILEETQSVQDQQLLDLEKKFEECAANEEKQLLEKVAEMLASSHARKKKLVQTAVGNLRESAVNRTSHLQNEISTAQDFTSSVREKWGFYMEETEKNYIEDTTAVDSGRSCLAEVLVECKAKTTMGAQQWKNTEDSLFSLGKGNLESVDSIVRTGTEANQSLRSKLSSAVSTTLEEIDIANKALLSSIDSSLKLDHDACANIGSIIKPCHEEISELKGGHYHRVVEITENAGKCLEEEYLVDEPSCSTPRRRQIDLPSMESIEQLRTPDYDELLKSFREWRASLKQANGDMKHFLEVQEATPPSITDPRAPLIARN